A genomic region of Fodinisporobacter ferrooxydans contains the following coding sequences:
- a CDS encoding benzoate-CoA ligase family protein yields MDCLGVKDRYNAAYQFIEQNVERGLGNKTAIYYNNETYTYQMLRDLMNQFGNALKSLEIELENRILLVLDDTPDFAIAFFGAIKMGVIPIPVNPRLQPYEYEYFLNNSRSKALVIEKHIWEKISFLRNRFLFLKHVIVVDNQGTYPDCLDFQELLSKERSELEFTITECDDAGFWLYTSGSTGLPKGVIHLQQDMEVALNCYAKGVLNINEQDITFSASKLYFAYGLGGGLYFSLGIGGSTILMRENPLPEKIFEHIETYRPTIFFGVPTLYAAMLRIAENSQRKFDLSSLRVCVSAGEALPELFYKKFKDAFHVDILDGIGSTEATHIYISNRFGKIRPGSTGLAVDGYEIKIVDEAGKPVPPNVPGDLLLKGDSLAWGYWNIHETSKKKFMGEWYNTGDKYYQDQDGFYWYCGRSDDMLKNGGIWVSPIEVENALLHHEAILEAAVVGEEDGDGLTKPVAYIVLDESALRPDEAELRAFVKQQLDAYKCPKRFVFVDSLPKTASGKIQRFKLRSFVQA; encoded by the coding sequence TTGGATTGTTTAGGTGTGAAAGATCGGTACAATGCTGCGTATCAATTTATTGAACAAAACGTAGAAAGAGGCTTGGGGAATAAGACAGCAATATATTATAATAATGAAACGTACACATACCAAATGCTTAGGGATCTCATGAATCAGTTTGGAAATGCATTAAAGTCGCTAGAGATAGAATTGGAGAACAGGATTCTGCTTGTATTGGACGATACGCCGGATTTTGCCATCGCCTTTTTTGGCGCGATCAAGATGGGAGTGATACCAATTCCCGTAAATCCCAGGCTGCAGCCGTATGAATACGAGTATTTTTTGAATAACAGCCGTTCCAAAGCACTTGTCATAGAAAAACACATTTGGGAAAAAATATCATTTTTGAGAAACCGCTTTCTATTCCTGAAGCATGTGATTGTGGTGGACAATCAAGGGACATACCCTGACTGTCTTGATTTTCAAGAACTGCTCAGCAAAGAAAGATCAGAGCTTGAATTTACCATAACGGAATGCGATGATGCCGGTTTTTGGCTGTATACATCCGGCAGCACCGGGCTGCCTAAAGGTGTGATTCACCTTCAACAAGATATGGAGGTTGCACTCAATTGTTATGCCAAGGGTGTCTTGAATATCAATGAGCAGGATATTACGTTTTCCGCATCAAAGCTGTATTTTGCATATGGACTCGGAGGCGGACTCTATTTCTCGCTTGGCATCGGCGGATCCACTATATTGATGAGGGAAAACCCATTGCCGGAGAAAATTTTTGAGCATATTGAAACATATCGTCCCACTATATTTTTTGGAGTCCCTACATTATATGCAGCAATGCTTCGAATTGCCGAGAATTCGCAACGAAAATTCGATTTGTCTTCCTTACGAGTTTGTGTTTCAGCAGGTGAAGCGCTTCCGGAATTGTTTTACAAGAAGTTTAAAGATGCGTTTCATGTTGATATACTGGATGGCATCGGATCAACGGAAGCCACACACATCTACATTTCAAATCGTTTCGGAAAGATCCGCCCCGGCAGTACGGGTTTGGCGGTCGATGGATATGAAATCAAAATTGTAGATGAAGCGGGTAAACCAGTACCGCCGAATGTTCCGGGAGATCTTTTGCTGAAGGGAGACAGTCTCGCATGGGGATATTGGAACATTCATGAAACCAGCAAAAAGAAATTCATGGGTGAGTGGTATAATACGGGTGATAAATATTATCAGGATCAGGATGGATTTTACTGGTATTGCGGCAGATCGGATGATATGTTGAAAAATGGCGGCATTTGGGTATCGCCAATTGAAGTTGAGAATGCGCTTCTTCACCATGAAGCAATCCTGGAAGCAGCCGTTGTAGGAGAAGAGGATGGGGATGGACTGACCAAGCCTGTTGCATATATTGTTTTGGATGAAAGCGCTTTAAGACCGGATGAGGCAGAACTCCGCGCATTCGTAAAACAACAACTTGATGCGTATAAATGTCCGAAACGTTTCGTGTTTGTTGACTCATTGCCCAAAACAGCCAGTGGAAAAATCCAGCGTTTTAAGTTAAGAAGCTTTGTCCAGGCATAA
- a CDS encoding thiolase family protein, with translation MENVWLVEYVRTPIGRQSGALKRVRPDDLAALVVGEVVRRAGVDPGNVDEVFMGCANQAGEDNRNVARMALLLAGFPEYVPGVTVNRLCASGLEAVNQAARAIALGEIQIAVAGGVESMTRAPLVFQKPEIEYVRGNQQMWDTALGWRMGNPQFPYPLESMGETAENVAKQFGISREHQDEFAYYSQQKAKQARTAGIFAEEIVPVVVKDKKSEFTVFEDEHLRPDTTIESLAKLRPVFRENGTVTAGNSSGINDGAAALLLVSEHKGRELGLKPLARYVVSASYGVSPRVMGLGPIFAAQKALKLANLAMDQIGCVELNEAFASQSIACIQELGLDPAKVNPNGGAIALGHPLGCSGARILGTLARQLQRTKSRYGLATLCVGVGQGVATIIERVPDASYN, from the coding sequence ATGGAAAATGTATGGCTGGTAGAATATGTCCGTACACCGATTGGCAGGCAAAGTGGCGCTTTGAAACGGGTGCGTCCGGATGACTTGGCTGCCTTAGTGGTGGGTGAGGTAGTACGGCGTGCGGGTGTAGACCCTGGAAATGTAGATGAGGTTTTTATGGGATGTGCGAATCAGGCCGGTGAGGATAATCGCAACGTTGCGCGAATGGCGCTTCTGTTGGCAGGGTTTCCGGAATACGTTCCAGGTGTAACGGTCAATCGTTTATGCGCATCCGGCTTGGAAGCGGTCAACCAGGCTGCCAGAGCGATTGCTTTGGGGGAAATTCAAATAGCGGTTGCCGGTGGGGTCGAAAGTATGACAAGAGCGCCGCTGGTATTCCAGAAACCAGAAATTGAATACGTTCGCGGCAATCAACAGATGTGGGATACTGCGCTGGGGTGGCGTATGGGGAACCCGCAGTTTCCATATCCACTCGAAAGTATGGGTGAAACAGCGGAGAATGTCGCGAAACAATTTGGAATTTCCAGGGAGCACCAGGATGAGTTTGCGTATTACAGTCAACAAAAAGCGAAACAGGCACGAACAGCCGGGATTTTTGCAGAAGAAATTGTACCTGTTGTTGTAAAGGATAAGAAAAGCGAATTCACAGTTTTCGAGGATGAGCATCTCCGCCCGGATACAACGATCGAGTCGCTGGCAAAGTTGCGTCCAGTGTTTCGGGAAAATGGAACCGTGACAGCCGGAAATTCTTCCGGCATTAATGATGGTGCAGCAGCGCTCTTGCTGGTTTCCGAACACAAAGGCCGTGAATTGGGATTGAAACCGCTTGCCCGCTATGTCGTTTCTGCATCATATGGGGTGAGTCCGCGAGTTATGGGTCTGGGGCCTATTTTTGCTGCTCAAAAAGCCCTGAAATTGGCAAACCTCGCAATGGATCAAATCGGATGTGTTGAACTCAACGAGGCGTTTGCATCACAATCGATCGCATGCATACAGGAGTTGGGCTTGGATCCTGCCAAAGTCAATCCAAATGGGGGAGCCATTGCTTTAGGTCACCCGCTGGGATGCTCCGGTGCCAGAATTCTCGGCACATTGGCACGCCAACTGCAGCGTACGAAAAGCCGGTATGGACTTGCAACATTGTGCGTGGGGGTCGGCCAGGGCGTTGCGACGATCATCGAACGCGTACCAGATGCTTCGTACAATTAG
- a CDS encoding beta-ketoacyl-ACP synthase III: MIKRKNVGILATGSYVPDTVLTNYELENMVDTSNDWIVTRTGIQERRIAANDQASSDLAYEASVQALKKAGIRGADLDMIIVATVTPDTTFPSTANILQYRLGAKKAASFDLAAACSGFLYGITTAAQFLENGRYRYVLVVGVECLSKVVDWSDRNTCILFGDGAGAALLGCVEEGYGFQSFELGSDGSGGHLLSVPAGGSRLPASMETVANKQHYIQMAGSDVFKFAVRVMESSSLTVIEKAGLTKEAIDFLVPHQANIRIIDAAVKRLGISPDKVAVNLNRYGNMSSASIPVALDELVESKRVHAGDYLLFVGFGGGLTWGASILRWNTTEQE, translated from the coding sequence ATGATCAAACGGAAAAATGTCGGAATTTTAGCGACTGGTTCATATGTTCCTGATACAGTGTTAACAAATTATGAGTTAGAAAACATGGTAGATACATCAAATGATTGGATCGTAACGCGAACAGGCATTCAAGAAAGAAGAATCGCGGCAAACGATCAAGCATCCTCCGATTTGGCATATGAAGCTTCCGTACAGGCGTTGAAAAAAGCCGGCATTCGCGGTGCAGATTTAGACATGATCATTGTTGCGACTGTGACGCCCGACACAACATTTCCTTCCACCGCTAACATTCTGCAATATCGCTTGGGAGCGAAAAAGGCCGCATCTTTTGATCTGGCGGCAGCTTGTTCGGGATTTCTCTACGGAATTACAACAGCTGCTCAATTTCTTGAAAATGGACGGTATCGCTACGTTCTGGTGGTAGGTGTTGAGTGTTTATCAAAAGTGGTTGACTGGAGTGACCGCAACACTTGCATCTTATTCGGCGATGGCGCCGGTGCTGCCCTTTTAGGTTGTGTGGAAGAAGGGTATGGGTTTCAATCATTCGAACTTGGTTCGGATGGCAGCGGCGGCCATCTCTTATCGGTCCCTGCAGGCGGATCCAGACTTCCGGCCAGTATGGAAACAGTTGCAAATAAACAGCATTATATTCAAATGGCAGGTTCTGATGTATTTAAATTTGCAGTGCGAGTGATGGAAAGTTCATCATTGACGGTTATTGAAAAGGCCGGCTTGACAAAAGAAGCTATCGATTTTCTCGTGCCGCATCAGGCAAATATCCGGATTATAGATGCTGCAGTCAAACGGCTAGGCATTTCGCCGGATAAAGTGGCAGTCAATTTAAATCGTTATGGAAATATGTCTTCTGCTTCGATTCCTGTTGCACTTGATGAACTTGTGGAATCCAAGCGGGTGCATGCAGGAGATTATTTATTATTTGTAGGGTTTGGCGGCGGACTTACTTGGGGCGCCTCAATTTTGCGTTGGAACACGACGGAGCAGGAGTAG
- a CDS encoding Phenylacetic acid catabolic protein translates to MADNGQFAAEEKTQKLVERIAKGFIVETMDDMDEGYLKALKQTLTITGDTELLSVPPLLTVYKNAPTLNRKITALAVIQDEIAHAHVAYTLLEDLGVDTTDLLYFRSPEKWKNPYAFDYKLNNFVELGVFNAFYDRAGYTLLEDVGEHTSFGPWKRALVKVGKEELFHLRNGESIMKEAMKNPETRVQVEAAVNWMFLMALEFFGVADELKSRTAQLDYKLKGKSNDELRQVWLSKCVPFCESIGVKVPAHYDEEAGKYVIDVAFPAKLDKEQRKWLVDQPDTWENVIKRFKERGPENQEFVERVRKGYHDYQKMREVS, encoded by the coding sequence ATGGCAGACAATGGACAATTCGCTGCTGAAGAAAAAACACAGAAATTGGTCGAGAGGATTGCAAAAGGTTTTATTGTTGAAACGATGGATGACATGGATGAAGGTTATTTAAAAGCTTTAAAGCAAACGCTTACAATAACGGGTGATACGGAACTGCTGAGTGTTCCACCGCTGCTTACAGTATATAAGAACGCGCCCACATTGAACCGGAAAATTACCGCACTGGCCGTAATACAAGATGAAATCGCACATGCGCACGTCGCATATACACTGCTGGAAGATTTGGGTGTGGATACAACAGATTTGCTGTATTTTCGGTCACCTGAGAAATGGAAGAATCCATATGCATTTGATTACAAATTAAATAATTTTGTGGAGCTTGGCGTCTTCAATGCTTTTTATGACCGGGCCGGATATACGCTCTTGGAAGATGTAGGGGAACACACATCGTTTGGTCCCTGGAAACGTGCGCTAGTGAAGGTGGGGAAAGAGGAACTTTTCCATTTGCGCAATGGTGAATCAATCATGAAAGAAGCGATGAAGAATCCTGAAACCAGGGTACAGGTAGAAGCAGCTGTCAACTGGATGTTCTTGATGGCACTCGAGTTTTTTGGAGTAGCGGATGAACTGAAATCGCGTACAGCTCAATTGGATTATAAATTGAAGGGCAAATCGAATGATGAATTGCGTCAGGTATGGTTAAGCAAGTGTGTGCCGTTTTGCGAGTCAATTGGAGTGAAGGTTCCGGCACATTATGACGAAGAAGCGGGCAAATACGTCATTGATGTTGCGTTTCCGGCCAAGCTTGATAAAGAGCAAAGAAAATGGCTGGTTGACCAGCCGGATACATGGGAGAACGTAATCAAGCGTTTCAAGGAACGGGGACCGGAAAATCAAGAATTTGTGGAAAGGGTTCGGAAAGGGTATCATGACTATCAAAAAATGCGCGAAGTCTCTTGA
- a CDS encoding metal-sulfur cluster assembly factor, whose translation MCEPNEISRYWEALKEVVDPEFPISVVDMGLITDIKKQENDSIDVWMTFTSTACACMDWIQEDIKARLLQEPDVAGVNIQVTWDKAWTHERLTEKGRNILHNWGVTV comes from the coding sequence ATGTGTGAGCCAAACGAAATAAGCCGCTATTGGGAAGCGTTGAAAGAAGTGGTGGATCCTGAATTCCCAATCTCGGTCGTCGATATGGGATTGATCACGGATATAAAAAAGCAGGAGAATGACAGTATTGATGTATGGATGACATTTACATCAACTGCGTGCGCGTGTATGGACTGGATTCAGGAGGATATCAAAGCAAGGCTTTTGCAAGAGCCGGATGTTGCAGGTGTAAATATTCAGGTTACGTGGGATAAAGCCTGGACGCATGAACGGCTGACTGAGAAAGGACGCAACATTTTACACAATTGGGGGGTGACTGTTTAG
- a CDS encoding Phenylacetic acid catabolic protein — translation MHDVKLGIVDVIEAIADNKFLLGDQLVEIGFSGPDLRASLAAIALAQSELGHARHLYNWSFALQNIDREVTEQTGNGFQQIAQIGNWVELMTWLYTVNVAAKIVLAALYESEDPDVAKRVPKMLRELDEPITFGREWCTVFTNESGSIPKVFSETFGEANAQIEKWLEAVEHSEALKQAHYLKSQRLTQQYRESVKKFDLVITS, via the coding sequence ATGCATGATGTTAAATTGGGGATTGTAGATGTAATTGAAGCGATTGCTGATAATAAGTTTTTGCTGGGTGATCAGCTTGTTGAAATCGGGTTCAGCGGCCCGGATTTACGTGCCTCACTGGCAGCGATTGCATTGGCACAGTCGGAATTGGGGCATGCCCGGCATCTCTATAATTGGTCGTTTGCATTACAGAATATCGATAGAGAAGTAACGGAACAAACAGGCAATGGATTTCAGCAAATTGCGCAAATTGGCAACTGGGTTGAGTTGATGACTTGGCTGTATACGGTAAATGTTGCTGCAAAAATTGTTTTGGCCGCGTTGTATGAATCAGAAGATCCTGATGTTGCAAAGAGAGTTCCAAAAATGCTGCGTGAATTGGACGAACCGATCACATTTGGTCGTGAATGGTGCACGGTATTTACAAATGAAAGCGGTTCGATTCCGAAAGTTTTTTCCGAGACATTCGGGGAAGCAAATGCACAAATTGAAAAATGGTTGGAAGCGGTCGAACATTCAGAAGCACTCAAACAGGCGCACTATCTGAAAAGCCAACGTTTAACACAGCAATATCGGGAGTCTGTAAAGAAATTCGACCTTGTCATTACAAGCTAA
- a CDS encoding transposase has protein sequence MIRIKEEIKKEEHVVVCPFCQSEQVHRISGFGRAQLVEQLRCSDCKSVFERIKWQ, from the coding sequence ATGATAAGAATAAAAGAAGAAATAAAAAAAGAAGAACATGTTGTCGTTTGTCCCTTTTGTCAATCGGAACAGGTTCATCGCATCTCGGGCTTTGGGAGAGCCCAATTGGTAGAGCAACTTCGCTGTTCCGACTGCAAAAGTGTGTTTGAGCGCATCAAGTGGCAATAG
- a CDS encoding enoyl-CoA hydratase/isomerase family protein — translation MTATVQTMKSVTLKKENGIAEIHLNVNKTNAYDFDVYRELNTAIDDIRLDNEIHVAILMSDVPKFFSVGANINFLKSAEPRYKTQFCLFCNETLDKIARSPKIFIAMLEGHTVGGGLEMAMACDLRFAGDGDYKIGLPEVTLGVLAGTGGTQRMARLIGYSKALDLCITGDTLSPKEAKECGLVDRLYALDEVREQTFAYARKLVEGPTYAVSNIKLSIMNGKEMPLNVAVRYEGELQNLLFRSQDAKEGLSAFLEKRQAEFQGL, via the coding sequence ATGACAGCAACAGTACAAACAATGAAGAGTGTAACATTGAAAAAGGAAAATGGGATTGCGGAAATCCATTTGAATGTGAACAAAACAAACGCGTACGATTTTGATGTATACCGGGAACTGAATACAGCGATCGATGACATTCGTTTGGATAATGAGATTCATGTTGCCATTCTGATGAGCGACGTGCCGAAGTTTTTCTCGGTAGGCGCCAATATCAACTTTTTGAAGTCTGCGGAACCGCGCTATAAGACACAATTTTGCCTCTTTTGCAATGAGACGCTTGATAAAATTGCACGTTCCCCCAAAATTTTCATTGCCATGCTGGAGGGACACACAGTGGGTGGCGGTTTGGAAATGGCGATGGCTTGCGACCTTCGTTTTGCAGGCGATGGCGACTATAAGATTGGTCTGCCGGAAGTGACATTGGGCGTATTGGCAGGAACTGGCGGAACACAGCGGATGGCCCGTCTGATTGGCTATTCCAAAGCGCTGGATCTGTGCATCACAGGGGATACGCTGTCGCCAAAAGAAGCAAAAGAATGCGGGTTGGTTGACCGTTTGTATGCATTGGATGAAGTGCGGGAACAGACATTTGCCTATGCGCGCAAGTTGGTGGAAGGGCCGACGTATGCGGTTTCCAATATCAAACTGTCGATCATGAACGGCAAGGAAATGCCGCTGAATGTTGCCGTGCGATATGAAGGGGAATTGCAGAACCTGTTATTCCGTTCGCAGGATGCCAAAGAAGGCTTGAGTGCATTCCTGGAAAAACGCCAAGCTGAATTTCAAGGCTTATAA
- a CDS encoding methyl-accepting chemotaxis protein — MHQTLKNIYFSMPFFQNVFPEDAHILLCDTEKVLVSLSGKNLDMGVQEGTRISDLKGTAAEQALTTRKIIRDEKGPEKFGIPYIGMGVPLFEDDQLIGVLSIAMSNTRYEKLRNDATELTAMVEELSATTDEISTASTHVAVMAQEASQLADEMSKFVNQIDHIAGFVHNVSTQTHLLGLNATIEAAHAGESGRGFTVVAQEIRKLAEQSKQATKEISNELTRIQEQMQKMVAVLHSISADTEEHAASILNLKVIFEHISGTADDMMSLSNVTASS; from the coding sequence TTGCATCAGACTCTAAAAAACATTTATTTTTCAATGCCTTTTTTTCAGAATGTATTTCCGGAAGACGCACATATATTGCTATGTGATACCGAAAAAGTACTGGTTTCTCTCAGCGGGAAAAACCTCGACATGGGAGTACAAGAAGGAACACGAATCTCCGACCTAAAAGGCACCGCAGCTGAACAGGCGCTGACGACTAGAAAAATTATCAGAGACGAGAAGGGACCGGAGAAATTTGGTATTCCTTATATAGGCATGGGCGTCCCATTGTTTGAAGATGATCAACTCATAGGAGTTCTATCTATCGCGATGTCCAACACTCGATATGAAAAACTGCGCAATGATGCAACTGAACTTACTGCGATGGTAGAGGAATTGTCAGCTACGACTGACGAAATTTCGACTGCTTCCACGCATGTGGCGGTAATGGCTCAGGAGGCATCGCAGTTGGCTGACGAAATGAGCAAATTCGTAAATCAAATTGACCATATTGCAGGGTTCGTTCATAACGTATCTACTCAAACGCATCTCTTAGGGTTGAATGCGACAATTGAGGCCGCCCATGCAGGTGAAAGCGGCCGGGGCTTTACAGTCGTAGCTCAGGAAATACGCAAACTGGCAGAACAAAGCAAACAAGCAACCAAAGAAATCAGCAACGAATTAACTCGCATACAAGAACAAATGCAAAAAATGGTTGCCGTGCTACATAGTATTTCGGCAGATACTGAAGAACATGCTGCGAGTATTCTAAATCTAAAAGTAATTTTTGAGCATATATCCGGAACAGCTGATGACATGATGTCATTATCCAATGTTACTGCTTCATCATAA